Proteins from a genomic interval of Qipengyuania sp. JC766:
- a CDS encoding aspartyl protease family protein, with the protein MKRWSLIALCALCAATNGVAEDDGNANPVTPSPPATLAEAAPDFHVIESTPDRIDRMTVPVTIAGGGPYRFMVDTGSQATVVTRRIVDELALESVGRATVVGMASRADVELVRVEGLSFADRTFDDIHAPLLEQGHIGADGILGLDSLQGLRVLIDFRAETIAVGDPEVLGASRGYEIVVRARRKLGRLIITDARVDGVRASVIVDTGAQGSIGNLALKRRLRARELAEVEATDVNGGKIRGKRDYVRSFRIGRMHLNNLPIAFTDAPAFDALGLNDRPALVLGMRDLRLFDRIAIDFDSRRVLFDLPEEVASPGPAMRQLSPTRIGT; encoded by the coding sequence ATGAAACGCTGGTCCTTGATTGCACTGTGCGCGCTCTGCGCCGCCACCAACGGCGTTGCGGAAGACGACGGGAACGCGAACCCCGTCACGCCGTCGCCCCCGGCCACGCTGGCAGAAGCCGCGCCCGATTTCCACGTGATCGAAAGCACACCCGACCGGATCGACCGCATGACCGTGCCGGTCACCATCGCGGGCGGCGGTCCCTATCGCTTCATGGTCGATACCGGCAGCCAGGCGACCGTGGTCACGCGGCGCATCGTGGACGAGCTGGCACTGGAATCCGTCGGACGCGCCACAGTGGTCGGCATGGCCAGCCGCGCGGATGTGGAGCTGGTCCGGGTGGAGGGCCTCAGTTTCGCGGACCGCACCTTCGACGATATCCACGCGCCGCTCCTGGAACAGGGGCATATCGGCGCGGACGGCATTCTCGGCCTCGACAGCCTGCAGGGGCTGCGCGTCCTGATCGACTTCCGGGCGGAAACCATCGCGGTCGGCGATCCGGAAGTTCTTGGCGCCAGTCGCGGATACGAGATAGTCGTGCGCGCCCGGCGCAAGCTGGGCCGGCTGATCATCACCGATGCCAGGGTGGACGGGGTCAGGGCTTCCGTCATCGTGGATACCGGCGCGCAAGGGAGCATCGGCAACCTCGCCCTCAAGCGCCGCCTGCGCGCCCGCGAACTGGCCGAGGTGGAAGCGACCGACGTCAACGGCGGAAAGATTCGCGGCAAGCGCGACTATGTCCGCTCCTTCCGGATCGGCAGGATGCATCTCAACAATCTGCCGATCGCCTTTACCGATGCGCCGGCCTTCGATGCGCTGGGCCTGAACGATCGCCCCGCGCTGGTTCTGGGGATGCGCGATCTGCGCTTGTTCGACCGGATCGCGATCGATTTTGACAGCCGCCGCGTGCTGTTCGACCTTCCTGAAGAGGTCGCATCGCCGGGCCCCGCGATGCGCCAGCTTTCCCCGACCCGCATCGGGACCTGA